The Niabella beijingensis genomic interval ACAGGTAGAATTTCTCAACGCGGCAGCCGAACCATTTGGCAGTGATAAAATGCCCGAATTCGTGTAAAGCAATCAGGATGGAGAAGGATAAAATAAACTGACCTACATTAGCGCCAAAGGCCGACCAGTTAAAAGCTAATAAAACCATGTATTATTAATAAGATATATAATTTTTATTCCGGGTGCAAAGATAGGGTGATAAAAATTCTAAACTTCAACTATCAAATCCCAAATATCCGGTTCCCGTAACAATTAACAACTGCTTATAACCGGATGATATCCGCCGCCAGTGTACGTGCCTCCGCATCGCTGTCTAAATAATCGGTCAGGGACGGTTTTTTCACATGGGTGACCTGCTGCATTACCTTTTCGATCACATCGGTCATTTCGAGGAAACCGATCCGGTTTTTCAAAAAGGCGTATACGGCGATCTCATTGGCGGCATTCATCACACAGGGAAGGTTGCCGCCGGTTTCCAGCGCTTCCATGGCCAGGGCCAGGTTGCGGAATGTTTTCAGATCCGGTTCTTCAAACGTAAACGTGTTCATCCGTTTGAAATCAAAACGGGGGTGGTCATTGAGGATCCGCGACGGGAACCCCATGGCATACTGGATCGGCAGCCGCATATCCGGCAATCCGACCTGCGCCTTGATGCTGCCGTCTTCAAACTGTACCATGCTGTGGATAGCGCTTTGGGGATGAATCAGCACATCGATCTGATCGGGCTTGAGGTTGAAAAGCCATTTGGCTTCGATCATTTCCAGCCCTTTATTCATCAGGGTGGCAGAATCTATGGAGATCTTTGCCCCCATTTCCCAGTTGGGATGCTGAAGGGCATGTTCTCTTTTTACATTTACCAGGTAATTGGGTTTGCGCCCGATAAAGGGACCACCCGATGCGGTAAGGTATACTTTTTCGATCTTGTTACGCGTTTCCCCGATCAGGCATTGAAAGATGGCAGAGTGTTCGGAGTCCACAGGTATGATGGGTACCCGTTTTTCCACCGCCATATTCATTACGATATCACCGGCAACCACCAGGGTTTCCTTATTGGCCAGGGCGACGGCCTTCCCGTTCTCAATCGCTTTTATAGTAGGTTTGAACCCCGCAAATCCCACGATTGCTGCCAGCATCAGATCATATACATCCATAGCGGCCACTTCTTCCAGTGCGTCCTCTCCTGCAAACACTTTAATATCCGTTTTGCCAAGTGCATCTTTTACCGCTCCGTACCGGCTCTCATCGCCTATTACCACAATATTGGGATTACAGGCAAGGGCCTGCTCGACCAGCAGCTGATCATTTGAAAAAGCCGTTAATACTTCTACCGAAAATTTATCCGGGTTCTTTTCTATTACATCCAGGGCTTGCTTTCCGATAGAACCGGTAGAGCCAAAAATGGCTATTCGTTTTATCATACGTTCGTCTCCTATTTGCGTTTCTAGTGTTTCTGACTTAAAGCGGCTAAGATAGGGGCTGTTTCAGGAATAAAAAAATGCTTAATTCCTGATCCATTGCGACAGTCCTTCCGCAATTTTACGGTCATTGCTAAGGCGGGGTACTTTGTTTTGTCCGCCCAGCTTGCCGACCGACCGCATGTAATCGATGAACCCGTTTTTCCGGACCGGTGTAATGATCAGGTGTTGTAAAATATTGCCCGAGATAAGGTCATCATAATACGAATTCTTTTCTCTCAGATAGGTGTCTACTTTCTGAGAAAAGCCGGGCATATCCTCCGGTTCATTCTCAAATTCGATGAACCACTGGTGATAGGATTTTCCGGCATCGGCGCTTACATAAGGCGCAACCGTAAATTCCGTAATGTGTACATTATGCTCTTTGGCCGCCCTTAAAAGGCTGTATTCCACTTCTTCACCGATCACATGCTCCCCGAACGCGGAAATAAAATGTTTGGTGCGCCCGGTAACCACCAGCCGGTACGGATCCAGGGATACAAATTTCACCATGTCGCCGATATCATATCCCCACAAACCCGCATTGCTGTTGATGATCAATGCATAATTAACCCCCGTCTCCACTTCCCCCAGCGACAGGCGTCTCGGGTTTTCCTTTCCGATCTCATCCGCGGGAATGAACTCAAAAAAGATGCCGCTATTGGTATTGAGCAGCAACCCCGGCTCCGTTTGCGTATCCTGGAAGGCGAAGAAGCCTTCTGAAGCGGGAAAGGTTTCAATACCGTCCACTTTTCGGCCAATGCTTTGAAGCAGTTTCGCCTGGTAAGGTTCAAAATTCACGCCTCCGTAAACCATAACAGAAAAATTCGGGAACAACTCGCCCACGGGTTTGCCGGAGCGCTTTATCAGTTCATCAAAATACATCTGTACCCATGGCGGAATACCGCTGATCAGGGTCATGTTCTGATGGATGGTCTCTTCCACGATCTTGCCCAGCTTGGTCTCCCAGTCTTCGATACAGTTGGTTTCATACTCCGGCAGCTGATTCTTACGCAGGTAACGGGGCACATGATGGTTCACAATGCCACTGAGGCGCCCGGTGGGGACACCTCCCACCCGCTCCAGTTCCGGTGAACCGCTCAGAAAGATCAGTTTTCCATCTGCAAAGCCTGTATTCCCTGTTTCTGCCATATAGCACAAAAGGGCGTTCCGCGCGCCGTTTATATGATTACTGATCGATTCCTTGGAGATCGGGATGTATTTGGTACCACTTACCGTACCGGATGTTTTGGCAAAATACAGGGGCTGCCCCTTCCAGAGCACATTGTGCTTGCCTGCTTTCACTTCTTCGATATACGATTTGAGCTGTTCGTAGTTCCGGACCGGGACCGCTTGCCTAAACTGCTTGTAATCATTTAGTTCCGAAAAATTATGATCCTTTCCGAACTGGGTGAGCCGCGCCGTCTTAATCAGGTATTTGAGAATATTTTCCTGATCCTCAACCGCCGTATGCATTCCTTTTTTTATATTTTTGGAAACAATCGATGCAAAGGGCTTGGCCAGGAACGATTTGAATTTCATTGCATTAATCCATTTTTTCGATGCTGCCGGGATACCGGAAGTACAAATATAATGTTTGTTGACAGAGAAGGAATAGATCCGGTAATATATATTTGGCCGATCTGTTTGTAAAATTAAAAAATCTTCCTACCTTTGCCGTCCTAATTTTTAGACAATGATAGCAATTATTAAGGTGGCCGGTCAACAGTTCAAGGTTGAAAAAGATCAAACCCTGTTTGTGCCACATATTGAAGGCAAATCCGGTGATGCGGTAAACCTTGAGGTTTTACTGGCCCACATCGATGGAAAGTTATCTGTTGGCGGTGACGTTGCCACAAAAGTAAGCGCAGAAATCGTAGACCACGTTAAAGGGGATACAGTGATCGCTTACAAAACAAAAAGAAGAAAAGGCTTTCATAAAAAGAAAGGTCACCGTACTGCTTACACAAAAATCAAAGTAACAGGCATCGCTTAATAAGCATGTTAATACTTGAGAAGTAAACCGGCTGATGTATTATCATCCTGTTTACTTTTTAATACTGTATCAACTATTAAACTCATAAAAAATGGCACATAAGAAAGGAGAAGGTAGCGTTAAAAACGGCCGCGATTCAGAAAGCAAGCGTCTTGGAGTAAAGATCTTCGGGGGCCAGCCTGCTATTGCCGGTAATGTTATCATTCGTCAACGCGGCACTGTTTACCATCCCGGTAAAAATGTTGGCGTTGGAAAAGACTTCACGCTGTTTGCACTGTCTGATGGTGTTGTAGAATTCAAGAAAGGAAGAAAGAACAGAACATTTGTATCTGTAAACGAAGCCCAGGCATAATGCTTTTTTGCTGTGACTGAATAAATTGTGGAAAAAAAATTTGGCGGCATTAAATAATTGTATAATTTTACCGCCGATAATCCATTATTTACTAATCATTAAATTCAAAAAAAATGGCAGTTAAAAAAGCAGCAGCAAAAAAAGCAGCTCCTAAGAAAGCAGCAGCAAAAAAAGCAGCTCCTAAAAAAGCAGCAGCAAAGAAAGCAGCTCCTAAAAAAGCAGCAGCAAAAAAAGCAGCTCCTAAAAAAGCAGCAGCAAAGAAAGCGGCTCCTAAAAAAGCAGCAGCAAAAAAAGCGGCTCCTAAGAAAGCAGCAGCAAAGAAAAAATAAGAATTTTCTGAAAAGAATTCGAAAGCCTTCCCCAGTGGAAGGCTTTTTTTATTGCCGCCTCTTTCCTACTTTGCAGTTATGAACAACAGTACCATTGCCGATCATTTCACCTTGCTTTCCAAATTAATGGATATCAACGGAGAAAATGCGTTCAAAGCCAAAACCTACTCCATTGCTGCCTTTCATATCGAACGGCTGGAAGAGCAGCTGACAGATATCGACCGGGCTTCTTACAGCTCGATCAAAGGCCTGGGAGCATCTGTAGCCGGAAAGATCATTGAACTGATCGATACGGGCAAAATGACGGCACTGGAGGAAATGCTTGCAGCCACACCAGCCGGTATTGCAGAAATGCTGGAACTAAAAGGTCTCGGCCCCAAAAAGATCCACATCATCTGGAAAGAGATGGGCATTGCTTCTGTGGGTGAACTGGAATATGCCTGTAATGAGAACCGGCTGACACGTTATAAAGGTTTTGGGGAAAAGACACAGGTAAAGATCCTGGAATCGATTCAGTTCTACAATCAGAATAAGGGACATTTCCTTTATTCCCAGGTTTATGAGATCTTTCCTTCGGTCCTGGCCTATCTTGAAGCTGGTTTTGGGAAAGGAACCGTGTGGAACACCGGTAATTATTACCGTCAGCTGCCCACATTATACGAACTCGAATTTATCATTGCGGAAAAACCGGAGCTCATCAAACAAAAATTCCAGACCGCCTACCCCCCGGAATTGCTGGAAGAAACAGAAAACAGCATCCTCTACAAACTTAATAACGGACTGCGGCTGCGGATCTATCCGCTTCAGGAAAAGATCCCCCAGTTCCTGCTTAAGACCTCATCTTCCCCGGAATTCCTGGAAACTTTTTGCAACCGGTTCTATCCGGGAACGTTCGAAGATACCGTCTTCGACAGTGAGACTGCTGTTTTTGAAAATGCAAACCTCCCTTATATCCCGGCCTGCCTGCGGGAATCCGCCACCATTATTGACCGGGCTGAAAAGAATGCATTGCCGCAACTGATCCAGCTGAACGATATAAAAGGCATTATTCATAACCACAGTACCTGGTCGGACGGGCTTTATACGCTTGAAGAAATGGCCCGTGCCCTGATGGAAAAAAAGATGGAATACCTGGTGATCTCCGATCACTCTAAATCCGCAGCCTATGCCAACGGACTTACAGAAGACCGTATCCAGCAGCAACAACAGGCCATTGATGCTCTAAACAAAAAACTGGCCCCCTTCAGGATCTATAAAAGTATCGAATGCGATATTCTCGGCGATGGCAGCCTGGATTACAGCAACGAGGTGCTGGCAACATTTGACCTGGTGATCGCATCCGTACACAGCAACCTGTATATGAATGAAACAAAGGCCATGGAGCGCCTGATGAAGGCAATTGAGAACCCGTATACCACCATCCTGGGACACCTTACCGGCCGGCTGCTCCTCAGTCGTAACGGCTACCCCATCAACCATAGAAAGATCATTGATGCCTGCGTAGCCAACCAGGTGGTTATCGAAATCAATGCCAACCCGCACCGGCTTGACCTGGACTGGAGCTGGATCGAATATGCGATGAATAAGGGCGCCCTACTATCCATTAATCCGGATGCGCACACGATTGAAGGTTTTGACGATATCCGTTTCGGGGTCATTGCCGCACAAAAAGGCGGGCTTACAGCTGCGTACAATCTAAGCAGTTTTTCACTGGAACAATTTGAGTCCTTCACCACCCGCAGAAAGGCAACGATAACGAGTTGAGCGGTCAGCTGTGAGCCATCAGATCTGAGACCTGAGAGCTGAAATGTGCAATCTGTGCCGAAACTGACCGCCGATAGCTGAAGGCTGATCACTGGTTGCTGATAGCAGAAGGCTCACAGCTCCCCTGCCACCGGAAATCTTACAAAGAACGTTGTTCCCACGCCCGGTTCGGTTTCAAACCAGATCGTTCCGTTGGCTTTTTCAACAATCCCTTTGCACATGGCCAGTCCCAGACCGGTTCCGGAGCTTTTTGTAGTAAAATTGGGAGTGAAGATCTTACCTTTCATCGCATCGCTGATCCCGGATCCGTTATCCGCAATGCTGATCACAACAGCACCTCCGGCCATTGCTTCTTCTACGGTGATGACCGCCTCCGGGTTCTTTTCACAGGCATCAATGGCATTTACAAACAGGTTTGTAAACAGCCGGTTCATTTGTGTTCGATCGGCCTTTACCATAATAGCTTCCGGTATTTTCTTCCATTTAAAGGCCACCTTCGGGTTTTTGCTGTAAATATGTTCCAGCGGCTCTAATACCTCATGCAGATCAAACACTTCTTCTTTTATGTGATTGATATTGGCAAATTGCGAAAAATCAGCAGCGATCTTCGAAAGATAATCGATCTGCTCCACAAGCGTTTTTGCCACATTTGATGTGAGCTGCTGCACATTGGCACTGTTTTCAGCGATCGCTTTCTGCAGATACTGAAGACTCAGTTTCATTGGGGTAAGCGGGTTCTTGATCTCATGCGCCACCTGCCTTGCCATTTCCCTCCACGCTTCTTCCCGCTCCGATTTTGCCAGCAGATCGGCGCTTTCTTTTAACTGGGATACCATCTTATTGTATTCCTTCACCAGCTGTCCGATCTCATCATTGCGTTCCCATACGATCTCCTCGTTAACCCTCGACAGACTCACCTGTTTCATTTTATTACTGATCACCGTAAAGGATCCTGTGATCCGGTTGGTGATCAGCAGGGCCAGTAACCCCGTCAATAAAAATATAAATGCATAAAGATTGATGAGTGTGATAAGGAAAGTGGATATCTCCTGGTTCAGCTCCTGCTGTGAGGTAAAATAAGGAATGCTGAGATAGGCATAAGGCTGCGCGCCATTAGCCCCCACCGGTGCATAAATGGTATTGTAAGCAAGCTCGGACACCTGCTCCTTCTGTATATACTGGGCACGTCGCAATCTTAACAGGCTGTAAAAAGCACGGGGCGCCATCCGGGTACTCAGAACACCACGGCTGTATACATCCGGCTGACTGGTGGCCCTGAGCTCTCCGGTAAAGTCATATACATTCACGTCGAGTCCGTGAATATCAGACACCCGTTTTATAACCGTATTCAGCATATTGGCCTGGAACAGATCTTCATTAAAGTGCTCCCTTCTCAATATGATCCGCAGACTATCGTTCGGGTTGTCGTGCAGATTGATCTCATTGAGCATGATATTCATGGTCCTGCTCAGGCGATCATTATTGGATTCCTCAAAACGATTGATAAAAAAGGAAATTGTTGCAGCACCCACTACCACGAAGGCCAGCACATTGATGAGGATAAATGTGCCGTGGATCTGGCTGCGGATGGTTGGAAAGAACGTGGAATTCCGCAGCAGCCGCTTGTTCATGAACGATCCCAGCACGATCATCAGCACATTGATGAGCGCCACCAGGAACAAAAAAGAACAGAAAATATAGGAGAACAAGGTGGTGGCCTCCAGAAACATTTCGCTTTTCCGGACCATGATGATCACCTTTGATGCACTGGCCCGGTACCATACTTCGCTGTACCCCATCCGTTCCCGGACATCCACTTTTTTCTGGGGGAACTGGCTTGGGGTAAGTGTGGTGGTGAACGGGTATTTTTTTGAGGCCGAAGAGGACGTAAGCTGATTGTTGTGATAGATCGCATACTGATATACGGCCGAATTGGAAATTTCCCCCTGCTTGAATTGCTTGAACAACTCCGGTTTGATATTGGCTACTGCAAACTTCCGCGGATTTGAAACAATATAAACAGTTCCGATCAGCCGGCCGGTTTCCGGATGGGTGATCACCCTCCGGGTAATATAGGCAAAGTTGTCGAACTCCTCCGACTCGTAAAAGTACATATCCGGCAATGAGGTGGGCTTCGATTTATTGGCAATGGTGGTATTCAGCGAGGCCACCGTTTGCGGGAACGAATTGTACAGGGAGTTATCCAGGCTGTCGAAAATATACAGGTTGGTAACGTAATTATTAAGATACCCGATGTAATTGCGCTGGCGGATACTATCCCGCAGGTATACATTCTGATCTTCATCATACAACCGGTGAAAATTATTCCGGAAATAATTACTGTCCAGGTATTTATTCGCAATACTGATCAACCGTTCACTTGCAGGGTCGGTTTGGGTCGCCAGCTTCTGGCAATATAAGGTGCGCAGGTTCAGCTCGGCCTTTGTGATCTCCTTCAGCATCAGCAGACAGAGGCTGATGGAAAAAATGAAAATCCACAGCACTGTACCCGAAACGCTGAATTTGATAAACCGGTTAATGCGTGCTTCCTTTGTAAAAATGTACGTGTAAATGAGCAGCCACAGCAACACCGGCATGTAGAAGTTCACATCGGCACCTCTTACAAATCCCGTGATGAACAGCAATCCCAGTACCGACATCCAGAAATAGACCAGCAGGATCCGCTGGCCGAATGCTCCGAGGATATATTTATAGAGCGTTCTGCTCAGGTAATAAAAACCCAGGATAAGACAGGCGAGGATGAGAAACCCTACGATCGTATAAATACTGAGGCTGTCTATATTGGTTACATCAAAAGAGATCCTGGATTTTCCGATAAGCCCCCGGATGACGCTGGTGATGCTGAATGTGGCCGTAATAAGGATCACCAGGCAACTTACCCCCGCTGTCAGTACCGTATTCCGCGCGTACTTTTCCGTGTGAAAAGGGCGGGCTGAAAGACGGTTCCAGACAAACACACAGATCCAGCAGAAGAGCAGGCTGTTGATCAGCAGATCCCCGAATGCCGGCAACAGGAAACCGGATGTATACAGACTCTTGTCGAACAGTTTGAACCCGGAGAAGTCCCAGATACACGTCATTATATAAACACCCACCCGGAAGGCCAGCAAACAGGCCACCAGCAGCCAGATCTGGCGTTTGTAATCAGAGGCGGCAAAGCGTTTGGCCAGTAACAGATACAGGGAAAGGAATAACAGGAACAATCCCGTGATCTTCAGCACTACAGACATTTCGGTGTCTTCATACAGATTATCATTGCCTTTCTGCTCCTGGATCCTGGCAGATTCAACTTCGGATAATTCATTCAGTTGCCGGACAATTTTTGGTTCCTGTTTTTCTTTTAAATAAAAAACCGGACTCCCTCCGATCCCGTTTATTACATAAGGCGTGGCTGTGACGGTAATGTCCATGCGGCGGTCCATCGCCTTGTTGAACGGATAGGAATCCCTCAGATAATCGGTCTCCACAAAAAAAGAGGACTTTATAAGGATCAGGCAGATAGCGGTAAAATCCGGGTGTCCGGGAACCGTTTTCCGGAGCGCGTAATAATATCCGTTGGCCAGCCTTACACCCTGCTCTTCCTTATCGCTGTATACCAGCTCATCCGATGGCACAACGATGCCTGTATTCCAGAAGCGCAGGAACAATTTATCCTGATCGTTCTTGTAGAGGTAAAAATAAAAGTCCTTATCCGGAATGTTATTGAGATCCCGCAATGTTTCTCTTGACTGTGTAAGCCGGTCCATCAATTCCGTCCGCTTCAGCAATTGATCAAACCGGTGCACCCGCGTCCGGATCTCTTTTTCAAAAAGCCGGGTCTGCGCATCCAGGGACGTATCCTTCAGATAGGTGGAGCTTAAAAGGAAGCCGGTAACGAAGATCACCGCAGCGGCTGCCAGCAGCACCAGCTCCCATAAATATTTATTTCTGCTCCTCCGTTTCATTTACGATTCTTCTGTTTTTATCCGGTCCCATATAGCATCCATTTCCTCCAGCGTCATTTCAGACAGCTGCCGGCCCTGCCCGGCCGCCGATTCCTCCATTTTGGTAAACCGGTTAATAAATTTTTTATTCGTGCGTTCCAGGGCCGCCTCGGCATCTATTTTTAAAAACCGGGCATAATTGATCAGCGCAAACAAAAGATCCCCGAATTCTTCTTCCATTTTTTCAGATGATTGCTGCGCCACGGCCTCTTCCAGCTCCGCCGTTTCTTCAGCAACTTTCTTCCATACGTCATCGGCTGTATGCCACTCAAACCCTACCTGCCTGGCTTTTTCCTGCAACCGCATGCCCTTAACAACTGCCGGCAGTGAACGGGGCACGCCGCTCAGCACTGATTTTTTTCCTTCTTTCAGTTTCAGCGCTTCCCAGTTCTGTTTTACATCTTCCTCCGATCTTACTTCTTTCAGTCCCTTCATGCCCTCCTCGGGAGGGTAGATGTGCGGATGTCGCTTTATGAGCTTTTCGGTAATCCCGCTTATGACCTCATTGATGGTGAACTGTCCCTGCTCTCCTGCTATTTTTGAGTAAAAAACAATATGTAGCAGCAGATCGCCCAGTTCTTCTTTTATTGCGCTCCAGTCTTCCTCCAGTATCGCATCCCCCAGCTCATAGGTTTCCTCAATGGTCATCTGCCGCAGGGTCCGGATCGTCTGTTTGCGATCCCACGGGCATTTTTCACGCAACTCATCCATTATTGTCACCAAACCGTTAAAAGCTTCCTGGCTCATACTATTCTGTTTTTTTATCTATCGTTGCTCCGTCCGACAACATAGCGCTGCAAACGGATGTTTTATTTTTTATCCGTATCGGGCTCGGTAAAGCACCGGTTCATAAACAACAGCTGATAATAAATCGCATTTTGCCAGTACGCTCCGTTATGAGCGCCCGGCCGGGTAATATAATCGTGCGGAATATTACGTAACAGCAATTCCTGATGCAGATTCTCGTTCACTTTATAGAAAAAGTCTTCTGTTCCGCAGTCAATAATAATTTTTAATGTGCGGGGTTCAATAAGGTGCAGCATATTGATCACCGTGTTTTTTTCCCAGCGTTCGGGATAGTCCTTGTATTTTCCCAGCCGTTTGGCCATATCCCAGTTATTGGGAAAAGGCCGGATATCCACCCCGCCGCTCATACTTCCTGTGGCGCCAAACACATCCGGATGTTTGATGGCAAGATATAATGCACCGTGTCCACCCATGCTGAGGCCGGCAATGCCCCTTCCTTTTGACGTGGCAATGGTGGCATAATTTTTATCTACCCAGTCTACCAGCTCGTGAGAAACAAAGGTTTCATAGCGAAAAGAAGGATCTGCAGGACTATCCCAATACCAGCTGCCATAGCCGCCATCCGGGCAGACCAGGATCATCTGGTAAAGATCTGCACCATCCAATGCACCCTTTACGCCCGGCCAATAGGCATAGCTGCCGCTGTACCCGTGCAGCAGGTATACCACCGGGTATTTTTTGGTTTTTGTATAGCCATCCGGCAGGATCACCGAGGTTTTGACGGGCTTCTTCATGGAAGGGCTGTACACTTCCAGCGTATCCACTTTTGCCGCCCATACGTTCAGGCTCACAAGCAGCACGAAGCCGGCAACCAAACACCGCTTCATTTTTCCCGTTACATTTATCATAATACTGACGAATTTATATAAAAAATGGTAAGTACTGTCAACAAATCAAAAGGCAGGTGGGATCACCACCTGCCTTATATTTTTTTTTAGTTATTTTAGGATCAGAACCGTTTTTGATTGGCCAGGGCTTCTTTTACCCCCGGATATTCGGTAATGAGTGCCAGCTCATAACCTGTTTTCGCCTTTAACTTTCTTATGAACTCATGCAGCTTCAGCGAATCTGCGGAACTCCTCCACATCTGGTCGTGTGCCAGGATCACCAGGTTATCGGGTTTCAGGGTCTTATTGGATGCAAATAAATGATCTACCTGTGCGATCAGCTGATCCGGGCTTTGCACCGCCTGTGAATTCTTGTGGTTGAACTGCCATTCCAGGTCCCAGCCGATAAGCACGTAGCCGCCTTTTTTCTGCAGCGAGTCAATTACGGATTTGTTCTTTAAAAGATCTGTACGACTGATGCTGTCGATACGCCAGGCATTGCGGCCGGGTGTACGGGCGATCGGCTCCTTCAGCATCATCAGCGCCTGGGCGCGGTTAAAATCAGAAATGACGGAGTCCGGGTTCTTATAAAATCCGGTAAAGCGATTCCTCCAGGCATGGGAATAGCTGTGATTGAACAGTTCAATTCCCGGAAAAATCTGCAACTGCTCCCACATCAGTTTCTGTTCGGGGCTTGCCTTTGTGTGCAACCCGATCAGGAACATGGTAGCCGGCACATTTTCCTCTTTCAGGATGGTCAGCAGGTTGCGGGTACCCAGGTTCGGACCATCATCAAAGGTCATAAAGATCCGTTTCTTTTTTTCCGGTTCTTTTTCCTTTTGCGGATCCTTAAGGTTGATCTCCACAGAATCCGGGATATCAAGATCCGCCCCCAGTTTCTTAGCCCTGGGTTTGGAATCATTACAGGATAAAAGCAGCAGGAAAGCCAGGGAACCCAATAGGTAATTCCATTTCCTCATAAAAGCAGGGTGCTCCTTTGGAGCAGGCCCTTCCATAAGTTGTTTCATATACTTTTTAAATCTAAAAAGATCGTAAAACAAAAGGTGCCAGTGGATAAGGTCAGCCGAGAATTAGAAGCCTCCGGAACACAGCCGGCAGACTTTCCAAATGTGCATTCCATGTTATTTTACAATTCTTATGTAAAACTAATCAAAGCCCCCATGATTTCAAAAAAATCTTCACATGATCCGGATCAAGATATCTGAACCTGTCAGCGGCCAAAAGTGTCGTAATTATCCCGGGCATATTTTTCAAACCGTTGCAGGAGCGCCACATTTTTCTGCTCCACTCCCGTAAGCACCCCGTCAATACTGTTGGTTACCGGCACATACCACTCCACCTGGTCAAAGAACTGCCGCACCCCCTTGTTTCTGAACGAATAGCCATGCCTGGCGAAAATGGTATTCCGGATGATCTCAAGATCCAGTTTTTTCAGGTTTTTGATTTCTTTTTCCGTGAGTTCCTTTACGGATCCGTTTATTTTATAGACCTCCTCCGAGGCCATCCGGTATACTTTGTTGATCGAAGTATCCACCGTTCCGTCCTCGTTGGTGTACAGCTCGGTTTTTGTCCGCCCGTTCTCATAATCCACATAATCCCAATCCTCGGGAAGCATCAGATTGGCATTATAGCGGAAAGGTTTTTTGACCAGCACAAATTCCTTTACGGGATTCCTGACTTCGGTCGCTTTATAAGCCTTCCATTTTCCCTTCAGGGTATCACCGGTGATGGAAAATTCAAACCGTCCGTCGTGCCGGTCGCTGCCGGGCTCATCCATTATGAATGAATATTTATTACCTGTAAGGGTGAGCGTTCCTTTCATCGGGCGGTCGTTTCCCTTTACAACGCTTCTTCCTTCCACCCCATCCTCAGTGATCCGGGTAAGCCGGATATTGATCCGGGCCACATCCTCATAATCCTGCTCGCCCTCAACTACACTGACAAAATCGCCCACCCAGTTTCCATACAGATCCGTATGCAGCTCCGGGGGCAGCTCCTGCGCCGCAGCAACAGGCGCATCGGCCGCGGCCGTTTTCTTTTTAGGCTTACAGGAGAAAAGCAGTACCATGCAGAACAGTGCTGAAAAATAAGCGTATTTCATTTTGATTTGATTTTATAAATAATATATTCTGCAACC includes:
- a CDS encoding YARHG domain-containing protein, whose amino-acid sequence is MKYAYFSALFCMVLLFSCKPKKKTAAADAPVAAAQELPPELHTDLYGNWVGDFVSVVEGEQDYEDVARINIRLTRITEDGVEGRSVVKGNDRPMKGTLTLTGNKYSFIMDEPGSDRHDGRFEFSITGDTLKGKWKAYKATEVRNPVKEFVLVKKPFRYNANLMLPEDWDYVDYENGRTKTELYTNEDGTVDTSINKVYRMASEEVYKINGSVKELTEKEIKNLKKLDLEIIRNTIFARHGYSFRNKGVRQFFDQVEWYVPVTNSIDGVLTGVEQKNVALLQRFEKYARDNYDTFGR